One part of the Lathamus discolor isolate bLatDis1 chromosome 23, bLatDis1.hap1, whole genome shotgun sequence genome encodes these proteins:
- the LOC136003704 gene encoding tubulin alpha-1C chain has product MRECISIHVGQAGVQIGNACWELYCLEHGIQPDGQMPSDKTIGGGDDSFNTFFSETGAGKHVPRAVFVDLEPTVIDEVRTGTYRQLFHPEQLITGKEDAANNYARGHYTIGKEIIDLVLDRIRKLADQCTGLQGFLVFHSFGGGTGSGFTSLLMERLSVDYGKKSKLEFSIYPAPQVSTAVVEPYNSILTTHTTLEHSDCAFMVDNEAIYDICRRNLDIERPTYTNLNRLISQIVSSITASLRFDGALNVDLTEFQTNLVPYPRIHFPLATYAPVISAEKAYHEQLTVAEITNACFEPANQMVKCDPRHGKYMACCLLYRGDVVPKDVNAAIATIKTKRTIQFVDWCPTGFKVGINYQPPTVVPGGDLAKVQRAVCMLSNTTAIAEAWARLDHKFDLMYAKRAFVHWYVGEGMEEGEFSEAREDMAALEKDYEEVGADSVEGEEDGEEY; this is encoded by the exons ATG cgCGAATGCATCTCCATCCACGTTGGCCAAGCGGGCGTGCAGATCGGCAATGCCTGCTGGGAGCTGTACTGCCTGGAGCACGGCATCCAGCCCGATGGGCAGATGCCCAGTGACAAGACCATCGGCGGCGGGGACgactccttcaacaccttcttCAGCGAGACGGGCGCCGGCAAGCACGTGCCCCGCGCCGTCTTCGTGGACCTGGAGCCCACGGTGATCG ACGAGGTGCGCACGGGGACGTACCGGCAGCTCTTCCACCCCGAGCAGCTGATCACGGGCAAGGAGGATGCGGCCAACAACTACGCCCGTGGGCACTACACCATCGGGAAGGAGATCATCGACCTGGTCCTCGATCGCATCCGCAAGCTG GCTGACCAGTGCACGGGGCTGCAGGGCTTCCTGGTCTTCCATAGCTTCGGAGGTGGCACTGGATCCGGCTTCACCTCCCTGCTCATGGAGCGCCTCTCTGTCGACTATGGCAAGAAGTCCAAGCTGGAGTTCTCCATCTACCCAGCCCCGCAGGTCTCCACAGCCGTGGTGGAGCCCTACAACTCCATCCTCACCACCCACACCACTCTGGAGCACTCTGACTGTGCTTTCATGGTGGACAACGAGGCCATCTATGACATCTGCCGCCGCAACCTGGACATCGAGAGGCCCACCTACACCAACCTCAACCGCCTCATCAGCCAGATTGTGTCCTCCATCACAGCCTCCCTGCGCTTCGATGGGGCCCTGAATGTCGACCTGACGGAGTTCCAGACCAACCTGGTGCCGTACCCCCGCATCCACTTCCCTCTGGCCACCTACGCCCCTGTCATCTCAGCTGAGAAGGCTTACCATGAGCAGCTCACTGTGGCTGAGATCACCAATGCCTGCTTCGAGCCGGCCAACCAGATGGTGAAGTGTGACCCACGGCACGGCAAGTACATGGCGTGCTGCCTGCTGTACCGTGGGGACGTGGTGCCCAAGGATGTCAACGCTGCCATTGCCACCATCAAGACCAAGCGCACCATCCAGTTCGTGGACTGGTGCCCCACCGGCTTCAAGGTGGGCATCAACTACCAGCCCCCGACAGTGGTGCCCGGTGGGGACCTGGCCAAGGTGCAGCGCGCGGTGTGCATGCTGAGCAACACCACGGCCATCGCCGAGGCCTGGGCCCGCCTGGACCACAAGTTCGACCTGATGTATGCCAAGAGAGCCTTTGTGCACTGGTACGTGGGGGAGGGCATGGAGGAGGGCGAGTTCTCGGAGGCCCGTGAGGACATGGCTGCACTGGAGAAGGATTATGAGGAGGTGGGGGCTGACAGTGtggaaggggaggaggatggggaggaaTATTAG
- the PRPH gene encoding peripherin yields MSRGGRAPAPRRSFGPPPPLSAAPGLLAAAAAARGAEREELAALNDRFAAFLERVRALERQNGALRAALGRAAAAAAPRTAGLVQGELRGLRERLQLLGRDRDRLQTERDGLAADLAALRQRLEDETQKREDAEKSLVLFRKDVDDATLSRLELERKVELLLDEIGFLRKLHEEELRDLGVSAPSPVPPVELCKPELTAALREIRTQYESIAVRNLQEAEEWYKSKFADLSDAANRNQEALRLAKQEMNESRRQIQSLTSEVDGLKSMNEALQRQIREMEAEFGEEIGSYRDVVEHLEQELRQLKEEMARHLREYQDLLNVKMALDIEIATYRKLLEGEESRITVPPHPPTSFSGRSSVLEPVQSPTRRMVLIKTIETRDGQQVVTESHRQRAEPGQ; encoded by the exons ATGAGCCGCGGCGGCCgcgcccccgccccgcggcgCTCCTTCGGGCCGCCGCCACCCCTCAGCGCGGCTCCGGGGCTGCTggcggctgcggcggcggctCGGGGCGCGGAGCGGGAGGAGCTGGCTGCCCTGAACGATCGTTTCGCCGCTTTCCTGGAGCGGGTGCGGGCTCTGGAGAGACAGAACGGGGCCCTTCGAGCAGCGCtgggccgcgccgccgccgccgccgcgccccgcaCGGCCGGGCTGGTGCAGGGGGAACTGCGGGGGCTGCGGGAGCGGCTGCAGCTCCTCGGCCGGGACCGGGACCGCCTCCAGACAGAGCGAGACGGGTTGGCCGCTGACCTGGCGGCCCTGCGGCAGCG GCTGGAGGATGAGACCCAGAAGCGGGAGGATGCAGAGAAGAGCCTGGTGCTGTTCCGCAAG GACGTGGACGATGCCACCTTGTCCCGCCTGGAGCTGGAGCGGAAGGTGGAGCTGCTGCTCGATGAGATTGGCTTCCTCAGGAAGCTGCATGAGGAG GAGCTACGGGACCTGGGGGTGAGCGCCCCGAGCCCAGTGCCGCCAGTGGAGCTCTGCAAGCCAGAGCTGACAGCGGCGCTGCGGGAGATCCGCACCCAGTATGAGAGCATCGCTGTGAGGAAcctgcaggaggcagaggagtgGTACAAGTCCAAG TTCGCAGACCTCTCGGATGCAGCCAACCGCAACCAGGAGGCGCTGCGCTTGGCTAAGCAGGAGATGAACGAGTCACGGCGGCAGATCCAGAGCCTCACCAGCGAGGTGGATGGGCTGAAGAGCATG AACGAGGCATTGCAGCGGCAGATACGGGAGATGGAGGCTGAGTTTGGGGAGGAGATCGGGAGTTACCGGGATGTGGTGGAGCATCTGGAACAGGAGCTGCGGCAGCTCAAGGAGGAGATGGCTCGGCATCTCCGCGAGTACCAGGACCTGCTCAACGTCAAGATGGCTCTGGACATCGAGATTGCCACGTACCGCAAGCTGCTGGAGGGCGAGGAGAGCAG GATCACTGTCCCCCCACACCCTCCAACCTCCTTCAGCGGGAGAAGCTCAG TGCTGGAGCCTGTGCAGAGCCCGACTCGGAGGATGGTGCTCATCAAAACCATTGAGACACGGGACGGGCAG CAGGTGGTGACGGAGTCGCACAGACAGAGAGCAGAGCCGGGACAGTGA
- the TUBA1B gene encoding tubulin alpha-1B chain produces MRECISIHVGQAGVQIGNACWELYCLEHGIQPDGQMPSDKTIGGGDDSFNTFFSETGAGKHVPRAVFVDLEPTVIDEVRTGTYRQLFHPEQLITGKEDAANNYARGHYTIGKEIIDLVLDRIRKLADQCTGLQGFLVFHSFGGGTGSGFTSLLMERLSVDYGKKSKLEFSIYPAPQVSTAVVEPYNSILTTHTTLEHSDCAFMVDNEAIYDICRRNLDIERPTYTNLNRLISQIVSSITASLRFDGALNVDLTEFQTNLVPYPRIHFPLATYAPVISAEKAYHEQLSVAEITNACFEPANQMVKCDPRHGKYMACCLLYRGDVVPKDVNAAIATIKTKRSIQFVDWCPTGFKVGINYQPPTVVPGGDLAKVQRAVCMLSNTTAIAEAWARLDHKFDLMYAKRAFVHWYVGEGMEEGEFSEAREDMAALEKDYEEVGVDSVEGEGEEEGEEY; encoded by the exons ATG CGCGAGTGCATCTCCATCCACGTTGGCCAAGCGGGCGTGCAGATCGGCAATGCCTGCTGGGAGCTGTACTGCCTGGAGCACGGCATCCAGCCCGATGGGCAGATGCCCAGTGACAAGACCATCGGCGGCGGGGACgactccttcaacaccttcttCAGCGAGACGGGCGCCGGCAAGCACGTGCCCCGCGCCGTCTTCGTGGACCTGGAGCCCACGGTGATCG ACGAGGTGCGCACGGGGACGTACCGGCAGCTCTTCCACCCCGAGCAGCTGATCACGGGCAAGGAGGATGCGGCCAACAACTACGCCCGTGGGCACTACACCATCGGGAAGGAGATCATCGACCTGGTCCTCGATCGCATCCGCAAGCTG gcTGACCAGTGCACGGGGCTGCAGGGCTTCCTGGTCTTTCACAGCTTCGGAGGTGGCACTGGCTCCGGCTTCACCTCCCTGCTCATGGAGCGCCTCTCTGTCGACTATGGCAAGAAGTCCAAGCTGGAATTCTCCATCTACCCGGCCCCACAGGTCTCCACAGCCGTGGTGGAGCCCTACAACTCCATCCTCACCACCCACACCACTCTGGAGCACTCTGACTGTGCTTTCATGGTGGACAACGAGGCCATCTATGACATCTGCCGCCGCAACCTGGACATCGAGAGGCCCACCTACACCAACCTCAACCGCCTCATCAGCCAGATTGTGTCCTCCATCACGGCCTCCCTGCGCTTCGATGGGGCCCTGAATGTCGACCTGACGGAGTTCCAGACCAACCTGGTGCCGTACCCCCGCATCCACTTCCCTCTGGCCACCTACGCCCCTGTCATCTCAGCTGAGAAGGCTTACCACGAGCAGCTCTCAGTGGCCGAGATCACCAATGCCTGCTTCGAGCCGGCCAACCAGATGGTGAAGTGTGACCCGCGGCACGGCAAGTACATGGCGTGCTGCCTGCTGTACCGTGGGGACGTGGTGCCCAAGGATGTCAACGCTGCCATTGCCACCATCAAGACCAAGCGTAGCATCCAGTTCGTGGACTGGTGCCCCACCGGCTTCAAGGTGGGCATCAACTACCAGCCCCCGACAGTGGTGCCCGGTGGGGACCTGGCCAAGGTGCAGCGCGCGGTGTGCATGCTGAGCAACACCACAGCCATCGCCGAGGCCTGGGCCCGCCTGGACCACAAGTTCGACCTGATGTATGCCAAGAGAGCCTTTGTGCACTGGTACGTGGGGGAGGGCATGGAGGAGGGCGAGTTCTCGGAGGCCCGGGAGGACATGGCTGCACTGGAGAAGGATTACGAGGAGGTGGGGGTGGATTCTgtggaaggggagggagaggaggaaggggaggaataCTGA
- the LOC136003703 gene encoding tubulin alpha-1A chain: MRECISIHVGQAGVQIGNACWELYCLEHGIQPDGQMPSDKTIGGGDDSFNTFFSETGAGKHVPRAVFVDLEPTVIDEVRTGTYRQLFHPEQLITGKEDAANNYARGHYTIGKEIIDLVLDRIRKLADQCTGLQGFLVFHSFGGGTGSGFTSLLMERLSVDYGKKSKLEFSIYPAPQVSTAVVEPYNSILTTHTTLEHSDCAFMVDNEAIYDICRRNLDIERPTYTNLNRLIGQIVSSITASLRFDGALNVDLTEFQTNLVPYPRIHFPLATYAPVISAEKAYHEQLSVAEITNACFEPANQMVKCDPRHGKYMACCLLYRGDVVPKDVNAAIATIKTKRTIQFVDWCPTGFKVGINYQPPTVVPGGDLAKVQRAVCMLSNTTAIAEAWARLDHKFDLMYAKRAFVHWYVGEGMEEGEFSEAREDMAALEKDYEEVGVDSVEGEGEEEGEEY; the protein is encoded by the exons ATG CGTGAGTGCATCTCCATCCACGTTGGCCAAGCGGGCGTGCAGATCGGCAATGCCTGCTGGGAGCTGTACTGCCTGGAGCACGGCATCCAGCCCGATGGGCAGATGCCCAGTGACAAGACCATCGGCGGCGGGGACgactccttcaacaccttcttCAGCGAGACGGGCGCCGGCAAGCACGTGCCCCGCGCCGTCTTCGTGGACCTGGAGCCCACGGTGATCG ACGAGGTGCGCACGGGGACGTACCGGCAGCTCTTCCACCCCGAGCAGCTGATCACGGGCAAGGAGGATGCGGCCAACAACTACGCCCGTGGGCACTACACCATCGGGAAGGAGATCATCGACCTGGTCCTCGATCGCATCCGCAAGCTG GCTGACCAGTGCACGGGGCTGCAGGGCTTCCTGGTCTTTCACAGCTTCGGAGGTGGCACTGGCTCCGGCTTCACCTCCCTGCTCATGGAGCGCCTCTCTGTCGACTATGGCAAGAAGTCCAAGCTGGAGTTCTCCATCTACCCGGCCCCACAGGTCTCCACGGCTGTGGTGGAGCCCTACAACTCCATCCTCACCACCCACACCACTCTGGAGCACTCTGACTGTGCTTTCATGGTGGACAACGAGGCCATCTATGACATCTGCCGCCGCAACCTGGACATCGAGAGGCCCACCTACACCAACCTCAACAGGTTGATAGGCCAGATCGTGTCCTCCATCACGGCCTCCCTGCGCTTCGATGGGGCCCTGAATGTCGACCTGACGGAGTTCCAGACCAACCTGGTGCCGTACCCCCGCATCCACTTCCCTCTGGCCACCTACGCCCCTGTCATCTCAGCTGAGAAGGCTTACCACGAGCAGCTCTCAGTGGCCGAGATCACCAACGCCTGCTTCGAGCCGGCCAACCAGATGGTGAAGTGTGACCCGCGGCACGGCAAGTACATGGCGTGCTGCCTGCTGTACCGTGGGGACGTGGTGCCCAAGGATGTCAACGCTGCCATTGCCACCATCAAGACCAAGCGCACCATCCAGTTCGTGGACTGGTGCCCCACCGGCTTCAAGGTGGGCATCAACTACCAGCCCCCGACAGTGGTGCCCGGTGGGGACCTGGCCAAGGTGCAGCGCGCGGTGTGCATGCTGAGCAACACCACGGCCATCGCCGAGGCCTGGGCCCGCCTGGACCACAAGTTCGACCTGATGTATGCCAAGAGAGCCTTTGTGCACTGGTACGTGGGGGAGGGCATGGAGGAGGGTGAGTTCTCGGAGGCCCGTGAGGACATGGCTGCACTGGAGAAGGATTACGAGGAGGTGGGAGTGGATTCTgtggaaggggagggagaggaggaaggggaggaataCTGA